Proteins from one Bradyrhizobium roseum genomic window:
- a CDS encoding VOC family protein translates to MGVSVGVLDHFNIRTRNLADTVRFYEDVLGLEKGARPNFAFPGAWMYSEGKAVVHLVDISKTDEAQKPDSGVVHHVAFASSGFDGMKRRLEQKGMAYESRQVPGGDLWQIFVDDPNGVMIELNYEAAKEQGTSAPAMRTDDVGAR, encoded by the coding sequence CGACCATTTCAACATCCGGACCCGCAACCTTGCCGATACGGTCCGGTTCTATGAGGACGTTCTGGGCCTGGAAAAGGGCGCCCGGCCGAACTTCGCCTTTCCGGGGGCGTGGATGTACAGCGAGGGCAAGGCGGTGGTGCATCTCGTCGACATCTCCAAGACCGACGAGGCGCAAAAGCCGGATTCCGGGGTGGTCCATCACGTCGCGTTCGCCAGCTCCGGCTTCGACGGCATGAAGCGGCGGCTGGAGCAAAAGGGCATGGCGTATGAATCCCGCCAGGTTCCGGGCGGCGATCTCTGGCAGATCTTCGTCGATGATCCCAACGGCGTCATGATCGAACTGAACTACGAGGCGGCCAAGGAGCAGGGAACCTCGGCGCCGGCCATGCGCACGGACGATGTGGGAGCGAGGTAG